The following proteins are encoded in a genomic region of Vibrio spartinae:
- a CDS encoding outer membrane protein transport protein produces the protein MNNKRLFQKTLIAVAISVTAQQSFAAGFQLNAQSATGLGRAFAGDAVIADNASVIAKNPAAMALFDDVSLSLGVESITTLIDVDDATYTNKIASTQSSANYSDAGGTSFAPNIYLVVPVNEKFAWGLNAYSNFGTKTEFDNGYAGYEFGGKTDVKSFNFGVVGSYRINEQWSLGAGLDLIYGQGKFKRPLSPQGQATVQLLNRSSGVGTDLDADGWAVGYNLGVVYEYNEHNRFGVDYHYSPDLKADGDVESAKYTQDNGSISDTVVMPLPDFAEFSGYHRLNDDYAVHYSIQWIKWSEFDVLAAETSGIINNYQWKDGWHYSLGGTYFLNQTWTLRAGYMYDTSAQDDVRSISVPDSDRQWFSAGFTYHLDEKSNVDFGFTYLIGEDVSVTEESSFGKITGTTHADAVLLGLQYSRSF, from the coding sequence ATGAACAATAAGCGCCTGTTTCAGAAAACCCTGATCGCAGTAGCAATATCAGTGACCGCCCAGCAGTCCTTTGCCGCAGGTTTTCAACTCAATGCACAATCAGCAACCGGACTCGGCCGTGCTTTCGCTGGTGATGCCGTCATCGCAGACAATGCCTCTGTTATTGCGAAAAACCCGGCAGCCATGGCTCTGTTTGATGATGTTTCCCTGTCACTGGGTGTTGAAAGCATCACCACGCTGATTGATGTGGACGATGCAACATACACCAATAAAATCGCCAGTACCCAAAGCAGTGCCAACTACTCTGATGCGGGTGGCACCTCGTTTGCACCGAATATCTATCTCGTCGTCCCTGTCAATGAAAAATTTGCCTGGGGGCTTAATGCCTATTCAAATTTCGGGACTAAAACTGAATTTGACAATGGCTATGCCGGGTATGAATTCGGTGGAAAAACCGATGTAAAAAGCTTCAACTTCGGTGTGGTCGGTTCTTATCGAATCAATGAACAATGGAGTCTTGGTGCCGGTTTGGATCTGATCTACGGACAAGGTAAGTTCAAACGCCCACTCAGTCCGCAGGGACAAGCAACAGTACAATTACTAAACCGGAGTTCAGGTGTCGGTACTGACCTTGATGCCGACGGCTGGGCTGTCGGCTACAATCTGGGTGTCGTATACGAATATAATGAACATAACCGTTTCGGTGTCGATTATCACTACAGCCCGGATCTCAAAGCGGATGGCGATGTTGAATCTGCAAAGTACACCCAAGACAATGGCAGTATCTCAGATACAGTCGTGATGCCACTGCCTGATTTTGCCGAATTCTCCGGTTATCACCGTTTAAATGACGACTACGCGGTTCACTATAGTATTCAGTGGATTAAGTGGTCGGAATTCGATGTCCTCGCAGCCGAAACCAGTGGCATCATTAACAATTATCAGTGGAAAGATGGCTGGCATTATTCGCTGGGTGGTACCTACTTCCTGAACCAGACCTGGACACTCCGGGCTGGCTATATGTACGACACCAGTGCACAAGACGATGTCCGCTCGATCTCTGTACCCGACTCAGATCGCCAGTGGTTTTCTGCCGGTTTCACCTATCACTTGGATGAAAAATCGAATGTCGATTTCGGCTTCACTTACTTAATCGGTGAAGATGTCTCCGTCACTGAAGAATCGAGTTTCGGCAAGATTACCGGCACTACACATGCTGACGCAGTCCTGCTGGGACTCCAATACAGCCGCAGCTTCTAA
- the fadI gene encoding acetyl-CoA C-acyltransferase FadI translates to MATKRCRTPKLCRTHAGERIAIVSGIRTPFARQWTAFRQVTAIELGTMVVNELLQRTGIDKQLIDQVVFGQVIQMPEAPNIAREIVLNAGLDVHTDAYSVTRACATSLQALTAASESILCGHTDIAIVGGADSSSVLPIGVSKTLASALLASSKAKTLTKKIQAFKRMTLRDLLPVPPAIAEYSTGLSMGDTAEQMAKTYQISREDQDELAFQSHQKAAAAWESGKLSAEVMTAYPKPYQAVLDQDNNLRADTTRDAYHKLRPAFDRRFGTVTAANSTPLTDGAAAMLIMREQRAKELGLPILGYLRSYAYQAIPVKQDMLMGPAHTTPLALERAGLTLADISLIEMHEAFASQVLANLKMFASPEFAKQIGRSHPIGEVDMTRFNVSGGSIAYGHPFAATGARLVTQLLHELNRRNGGFGLVTACAAGGLGAALVLEVDHG, encoded by the coding sequence ATGGCGACAAAGCGATGTCGGACACCGAAACTATGCCGGACACACGCAGGAGAGAGGATCGCGATTGTGAGCGGTATTCGTACCCCTTTTGCCCGTCAGTGGACAGCGTTCCGTCAGGTCACCGCGATTGAGTTAGGCACGATGGTGGTGAATGAGTTACTGCAACGCACCGGTATTGATAAGCAATTGATTGATCAAGTGGTCTTTGGTCAGGTCATCCAAATGCCGGAAGCTCCCAATATTGCTCGGGAGATTGTGTTGAATGCGGGATTAGATGTTCATACCGATGCCTACAGTGTGACACGAGCCTGCGCGACAAGCTTACAGGCATTGACCGCAGCATCGGAAAGTATCCTCTGTGGTCACACGGACATTGCAATTGTCGGTGGTGCTGATTCTTCGTCTGTCCTGCCAATTGGCGTATCGAAAACATTGGCGTCGGCATTATTAGCCAGCTCGAAAGCGAAAACGCTGACGAAAAAGATTCAGGCATTTAAACGCATGACATTGCGCGATTTATTACCGGTTCCACCCGCAATCGCTGAGTATTCTACCGGTTTGTCGATGGGTGATACGGCTGAGCAAATGGCGAAGACTTATCAAATCAGCCGCGAGGATCAGGATGAATTGGCTTTTCAGTCTCATCAGAAAGCGGCCGCAGCCTGGGAGTCGGGTAAATTAAGCGCTGAAGTAATGACTGCCTATCCGAAGCCTTATCAGGCAGTGCTGGATCAGGATAATAACTTGCGGGCAGATACCACCCGGGACGCGTATCACAAATTGCGGCCTGCGTTTGATCGTCGTTTCGGGACAGTCACCGCCGCCAACAGTACGCCCTTAACCGATGGTGCCGCTGCGATGTTGATTATGCGCGAGCAGCGCGCGAAAGAATTAGGACTGCCAATCTTAGGTTACCTACGCTCTTATGCTTATCAAGCTATCCCGGTGAAACAGGATATGTTGATGGGGCCGGCACATACGACACCGCTTGCTTTAGAAAGAGCAGGACTGACATTAGCGGATATTTCGCTGATCGAAATGCACGAAGCGTTTGCATCTCAAGTGCTGGCAAATCTGAAAATGTTTGCCAGCCCCGAGTTTGCAAAACAGATTGGACGCAGTCATCCGATCGGAGAGGTCGATATGACACGATTTAATGTTTCCGGAGGATCGATTGCGTATGGTCATCCGTTCGCGGCAACAGGTGCCAGACTGGTCACACAATTACTTCATGAGCTGAATCGCAGAAATGGCGGTTTTGGTTTGGTGACAGCATGTGCTGCCGGTGGTTTGGGCGCGGCATTGGTACTGGAGGTTGATCATGGCTGA
- the fadJ gene encoding fatty acid oxidation complex subunit alpha FadJ, translating to MAELHYSEQGSFHLTIEDDLAWLALDVPEESMNTLKASFSDEIDAILTDLSQAAQRVKGLVIYSRKPDNFIVGADITMFEQCQSADDAASLAKMGQDIFHKIEALPFPVVAAIHGACLGGGLELALACDYRVCSDDPATALGLPEVQLGLLPGSGGTQRLPRLIGLLPALDLILTGKNVRSKKALKLGLVNACVAQDGLLNAARMIIEKPTNFKTRSSWKKRLTRGVLALKTVRHWVIKQARKKAQAKAKHHYPAIDAILDVIRQGFDDGMSAGLIKEAQTFGRLAMTSESQALRSIFLATSALKREMKADDRVKEVHHVSILGGGLMGAGIGYVTVDKAKKRLRIKDVSHQGVLHAFQYIYQRLNKKCQRRYLSEADVRAAMATVSGGIDFSGFGETDVVIEAVFEDLKLKQEMVASVESHTREHTIFASNTSSLPIHDIASHAARPENIVGLHYFSPVEKMPLVEVIPHQGTSPETIATVVRLAYQQGKTPVIVQDRAGFYVNRILALYINGAVQCLIDGEPIEKIDQALVDFGFPVGPMTLLDEVGFDVAFKISPILVQELGERFLTPPALAQLISDGRKGRKSGLGFYRYKGKKKQPDRSIYRQLKIREQVSLSHHDIALRCVLPLLNEAVMCLDQSVIRNARDGDIGAIFGIGFPPFLGGPFRYMDQVGLQLIVEQMQTLSGDLCQPCPALMARLENQQLFYAEERPKTK from the coding sequence ATGGCTGAACTGCATTATTCTGAGCAGGGAAGTTTTCATCTGACGATTGAAGACGATCTCGCTTGGCTGGCGCTGGATGTGCCAGAGGAAAGCATGAATACACTGAAAGCATCCTTTAGCGATGAGATTGATGCCATTCTGACAGATTTGTCGCAAGCGGCGCAGCGCGTTAAAGGGTTAGTGATTTATTCCCGCAAACCGGATAATTTTATTGTCGGTGCCGACATCACCATGTTCGAGCAGTGCCAATCGGCCGACGATGCTGCGAGTCTGGCAAAGATGGGGCAGGATATTTTCCACAAAATAGAAGCGTTGCCGTTTCCGGTTGTTGCTGCGATTCATGGCGCATGTCTGGGTGGCGGTCTTGAGCTGGCATTAGCGTGTGATTATCGCGTATGTAGTGATGATCCAGCCACGGCTTTGGGGTTGCCAGAAGTTCAGTTGGGCCTGTTACCCGGCTCAGGTGGTACGCAACGACTCCCGCGCCTGATTGGATTACTGCCCGCACTCGATCTGATTCTGACGGGTAAAAACGTCCGCAGTAAAAAAGCATTGAAACTGGGTCTGGTCAACGCTTGTGTTGCGCAAGATGGCTTATTGAATGCTGCGCGGATGATCATCGAAAAACCGACCAACTTTAAGACCCGCTCAAGCTGGAAAAAGCGCCTGACGAGAGGTGTGCTGGCGTTGAAGACTGTCCGCCATTGGGTGATCAAACAGGCTCGCAAGAAAGCGCAGGCAAAGGCGAAGCATCATTATCCTGCGATTGATGCCATTTTGGATGTCATCCGACAAGGCTTTGATGACGGCATGAGTGCCGGGCTGATCAAAGAGGCTCAAACGTTTGGTCGCTTGGCGATGACCAGTGAATCTCAGGCATTACGGTCTATTTTCCTCGCTACATCTGCGCTCAAACGGGAAATGAAAGCGGATGATCGGGTGAAAGAGGTTCACCATGTCTCGATTTTAGGTGGCGGACTGATGGGCGCCGGTATCGGCTATGTGACGGTCGATAAGGCGAAAAAGAGACTCAGAATCAAGGATGTCAGTCATCAGGGCGTGCTTCACGCATTTCAGTATATCTATCAACGTTTGAATAAAAAATGTCAGCGCAGGTATCTCTCTGAAGCTGATGTCCGGGCCGCAATGGCGACGGTCTCTGGCGGGATCGATTTTTCCGGCTTTGGCGAAACCGATGTCGTGATTGAAGCTGTGTTTGAAGATTTAAAACTGAAACAAGAGATGGTGGCGTCGGTTGAATCACATACCCGGGAGCACACAATTTTTGCGTCAAATACCTCTTCTTTGCCGATTCATGACATTGCGTCTCATGCTGCCCGGCCAGAAAATATTGTCGGTTTACACTATTTTAGTCCGGTAGAGAAAATGCCGTTGGTTGAAGTGATTCCTCATCAAGGGACATCCCCTGAAACGATTGCGACGGTTGTCCGGTTAGCCTACCAACAAGGGAAAACACCGGTCATTGTTCAGGACCGAGCCGGATTTTATGTCAATCGCATTCTCGCGCTCTATATTAATGGCGCGGTACAGTGTTTGATTGATGGCGAGCCAATCGAGAAAATTGATCAGGCGTTGGTCGATTTCGGCTTTCCGGTCGGTCCGATGACGTTACTTGATGAGGTCGGGTTTGATGTGGCCTTTAAGATCTCACCGATTCTCGTTCAAGAGCTGGGTGAGCGTTTCCTCACACCACCGGCATTGGCGCAGCTAATCAGCGATGGGAGAAAAGGACGGAAGTCCGGATTGGGATTTTATCGCTATAAAGGCAAGAAGAAACAGCCGGATCGTTCGATTTACCGTCAGCTAAAAATTCGCGAACAAGTTTCACTCAGTCATCACGATATTGCATTGCGCTGTGTACTTCCTCTCTTGAATGAAGCAGTGATGTGTCTTGACCAATCGGTGATTCGCAATGCTCGTGACGGGGATATCGGTGCCATTTTCGGAATTGGTTTCCCGCCGTTTTTAGGGGGGCCTTTCCGTTATATGGATCAGGTCGGGTTACAGCTGATTGTCGAGCAAATGCAGACGCTGTCTGGTGATCTTTGTCAGCCATGTCCTGCGTTAATGGCGCGTCTGGAGAATCAGCAACTGTTTTATGCAGAGGAACGTCCAAAGACAAAATGA
- a CDS encoding NAD(P)H nitroreductase, whose product MDALELLLNRRSVAKLGTPAPEGNVLENIIRAGLRAPDHGGLTPWRFVIAQEHGLKKLSDILVQAVIAEGGDDAQLEKVKNAPFRAPMVITVIAKVTPHEKVPALEQHLSAGCAVQAMQMAAQAQGFQGVWRSGKWMFHPLVHQAFGLEGDDEIVGFLYLGTPLLEPMKVPDRNLSRFVEYL is encoded by the coding sequence ATGGATGCATTAGAGTTACTCCTGAATCGCCGCTCCGTTGCGAAATTAGGCACACCGGCGCCAGAAGGGAATGTATTGGAAAATATTATCCGGGCGGGGCTTCGCGCCCCCGATCATGGCGGGTTAACGCCTTGGCGTTTTGTGATTGCCCAAGAGCACGGCTTAAAGAAATTGTCGGATATTTTAGTGCAAGCGGTGATTGCTGAGGGTGGCGATGACGCGCAGCTTGAAAAAGTCAAAAATGCGCCTTTCCGGGCGCCGATGGTGATTACCGTGATCGCCAAAGTCACCCCGCATGAGAAAGTCCCGGCGTTAGAGCAGCATTTATCGGCCGGATGTGCTGTGCAGGCGATGCAGATGGCAGCGCAGGCGCAGGGATTCCAAGGGGTGTGGCGCTCCGGTAAATGGATGTTCCATCCGTTAGTCCATCAGGCTTTTGGTCTGGAAGGTGATGATGAGATTGTCGGTTTTCTTTACTTAGGAACACCGCTGCTTGAGCCGATGAAAGTACCTGACCGAAACCTGTCCCGTTTTGTTGAATACTTGTAA
- a CDS encoding LysR family transcriptional regulator, which yields MKLDDLNLFRLVVENGSYTATSRRTLIPVATITRRIQALEDSLNLRLLNRHARKLSLTEAGERFFKECSPLLQRLSMAAEEISDECRGASGKIKISAPSNLTKRMMMPMFTAFMQDYPEINLELTTSNHADQLDPTEWDVIFRVGPQRDSSLIARKINEVKDILVASPTYLAKHPAPHHAEELIHHSLLKGSPLLKWQLTNTKGEHVTNNERGRFQANTLDVVRMACSEGLGITLMPDVMIKEYQETGELVQILEDWSANSRDIYMLYNHKDHLPEKVRLFIDFIMSYHMDS from the coding sequence ATGAAATTAGACGATTTAAATCTATTCCGCTTGGTAGTCGAGAATGGAAGTTACACAGCGACATCACGGAGAACCCTGATACCGGTGGCAACCATCACCCGGCGTATTCAGGCGCTTGAAGATTCGCTGAACTTAAGACTACTCAACCGCCATGCTCGCAAATTATCGCTGACTGAAGCTGGCGAGCGTTTCTTCAAAGAGTGTTCTCCTCTCTTACAACGTTTATCAATGGCCGCTGAAGAAATCAGTGACGAATGTCGGGGCGCGTCAGGCAAGATAAAAATATCAGCCCCCTCAAACCTAACGAAACGAATGATGATGCCGATGTTTACGGCTTTCATGCAAGACTATCCAGAGATCAACCTTGAGCTCACCACAAGCAATCATGCTGACCAGCTTGATCCCACCGAGTGGGATGTCATTTTTCGGGTCGGACCTCAACGTGATTCTTCGCTCATTGCCCGCAAAATTAACGAAGTTAAAGATATTCTGGTCGCCAGTCCGACCTATCTGGCGAAACACCCGGCACCACATCACGCAGAAGAGCTCATTCATCATTCACTGCTGAAAGGGAGCCCGTTACTAAAATGGCAACTCACAAATACCAAGGGAGAGCATGTGACCAATAATGAGCGGGGACGGTTTCAGGCCAATACACTGGATGTCGTCCGTATGGCCTGTTCTGAAGGATTAGGTATTACGCTCATGCCGGACGTCATGATCAAAGAATATCAGGAAACCGGTGAATTGGTTCAGATTCTGGAGGACTGGAGCGCGAACTCCCGAGATATCTATATGCTCTACAATCACAAAGATCATCTGCCTGAGAAAGTCAGACTCTTTATTGATTTCATCATGTCATACCATATGGATTCATAA